One Drechmeria coniospora strain ARSEF 6962 chromosome 01, whole genome shotgun sequence genomic region harbors:
- a CDS encoding cold response protein 2, giving the protein MSKLFIGGLAWHTDEATLRQKFEEFGAVEEAVVVKDRDTGRSRGFGFVRYTQEEDAENAIAAMNNIEFDGRTIRVDKASDNGPRGGGGGYGGRGGGFGGRSGGYGAPMQYGGPPQGSGGYGGGPQQGYNPAPYARGGYAPQPGYQQGGYGAPPQYGYGDPSQQPPPQGGRGY; this is encoded by the exons ATGTCCAAGCTCTTTATCGG CGGCCTCGCCTGGCACACTGATGAGGCCACCCTTCGCCAGAAGTTTGAGGAGTttggcgccgtcgaagaAGCG gtcgtcgtcaaggaTCGCGATACCGGCCGCAGCCGTGGCTTTGGCTTTGTGCGATACACCCAAGAGGAGGACGCCGAGAATGCCATCGCGGCCATGAACAACATCGA GTTTGACGGCCGAACGATCCGCGTGGACAAGGCTTCCGACAACggccctcgcggcggcggcggcggatacggcggccgaggtggcggcttcggcggacGAAGCGGTGGCTACGGAGCTCCGATGCAGTACGGTGGTCCGCCTCAGGGTTCCGGCGGCTATGGCGGCGGTCCCCAGCAGGGCTACAACCCTGCGCCCTACGCCCGTGGCGGCTACGCTCCCCAGCCCGGATACCAGCAGG GAGGATACGGTGCGCCTCCTCAATATGGCTACGGGGATCCCTCCCAGCAGCCCCCTCCCCAGGGAGGTCGAGGGTACTAA